From one Catellatospora sp. IY07-71 genomic stretch:
- a CDS encoding zinc-binding dehydrogenase, whose protein sequence is MVLDGVGGAEGRAALELLAPAGRFLIFGWSAGSATEITTQDLYARGITASSALGPAMLKVVGGLRPLEEQALREAAEGWFTPALTEFPLAHAAHAHTALQSRATIGKVVLLP, encoded by the coding sequence GTGGTCCTCGACGGCGTCGGCGGCGCCGAGGGCCGTGCCGCGCTGGAGCTGCTCGCTCCGGCCGGCCGCTTCCTGATCTTCGGCTGGTCCGCGGGCAGCGCGACGGAGATCACTACCCAGGACCTCTACGCCCGTGGCATCACCGCCTCCTCGGCCCTCGGCCCCGCGATGCTCAAGGTCGTGGGCGGCCTGCGCCCGCTGGAGGAGCAGGCCCTGCGCGAGGCGGCCGAGGGCTGGTTCACCCCCGCCCTCACCGAGTTCCCGCTCGCCCACGCCGCCCACGCCCACACCGCCCTCCAGTCCCGCGCCACCATCGGCAAGGTCGTCCTCCTCCCATGA
- a CDS encoding alcohol dehydrogenase catalytic domain-containing protein, translated as MRAIRQYEFGPAENLRYEEVPDPVPGEGQVLIEVEAAGVHLIDTAIRGGGAVPFPLPQLPMTPGREVAGRVAATGPGADPSWLGRRVVAHLGMTSGGYAERAVTAQTALHEIPERLSAAAAVAMIGTGRTAVGVLRLAKLQEGDAVLVTGAAGGLGTLFVQAAQRAGALVVGAAGGPDKVARVQRNGADIAVDYRAPGWADKVRAELGDRT; from the coding sequence ATGCGTGCCATCCGCCAGTACGAGTTCGGCCCGGCCGAGAACCTGCGTTACGAGGAGGTCCCCGACCCGGTCCCGGGCGAGGGCCAGGTGCTGATCGAGGTCGAGGCCGCGGGCGTGCACCTCATCGACACGGCGATCCGCGGTGGCGGCGCCGTGCCGTTCCCGCTGCCGCAGCTGCCGATGACCCCGGGCCGCGAGGTCGCCGGCCGGGTCGCGGCCACCGGGCCGGGCGCCGACCCGTCGTGGCTGGGCCGCCGCGTCGTCGCCCATCTGGGCATGACCAGCGGTGGGTACGCCGAGCGCGCCGTCACCGCGCAGACCGCCCTGCACGAGATCCCGGAGCGGCTCAGCGCCGCCGCGGCCGTGGCCATGATCGGCACCGGCCGCACCGCGGTCGGCGTGCTGCGCCTGGCGAAGCTTCAGGAGGGCGACGCGGTGCTGGTCACCGGTGCGGCGGGGGGCCTCGGCACGCTGTTCGTGCAGGCGGCGCAGCGCGCCGGGGCGCTGGTCGTGGGCGCGGCGGGCGGTCCGGACAAGGTGGCCCGCGTGCAGCGCAACGGCGCCGACATCGCCGTCGACTACCGCGCGCCCGGCTGGGCGGACAAGGTGCGCGCCGAGCTGGGCGACCGGACCTGA
- a CDS encoding HIT family protein — protein sequence MDDLGNRVPMDLAAYVRRSRSGKCFVCATLAGEPDYEHELLYDDGVHAAFLSRYPTLAGYTLVVPRRHVEDVVRGLTAEEYLALQAVVHRVARAVAEVTRPERTYLLSLGSMQGNAHVHWHVAPLPPGVPYERQQYHALMAEHGILDQTPAQAAELAGRIRAALAA from the coding sequence ATGGATGATCTTGGCAACCGGGTGCCGATGGACCTCGCCGCATACGTGCGCAGGTCCCGCTCCGGGAAGTGCTTCGTCTGCGCCACCCTGGCCGGTGAGCCGGACTACGAGCACGAGCTGCTCTACGACGACGGCGTGCACGCGGCCTTCCTGAGCCGCTATCCGACCCTGGCCGGATACACGCTGGTCGTGCCGCGCCGCCATGTCGAGGACGTGGTCCGCGGCCTCACCGCGGAGGAATACCTGGCGTTGCAGGCGGTGGTGCATCGGGTGGCGCGGGCGGTGGCCGAGGTGACCCGGCCGGAGCGCACGTACCTGCTGTCGCTGGGCAGCATGCAGGGCAACGCCCATGTGCACTGGCACGTCGCCCCGCTGCCGCCGGGGGTGCCCTACGAGCGGCAGCAGTATCACGCGCTCATGGCCGAGCACGGCATCCTCGACCAGACCCCGGCGCAGGCGGCGGAGCTGGCCGGGCGCATCCGGGCCGCGCTGGCGGCTTGA
- a CDS encoding MOSC domain-containing protein: MPQIVQLLASPVRRFQGRPADGPDPAPPGELVQVVHIRAGLGIVGDRYFAKPAHRDASITVIASESLPDGADLTQVRRNILTSGVDVDALVGSVLVLDSGDGPVRLKVQRPANPCAWMDAMIAPGAWRALRGRGGIRCTPLDDGVLRVGPVAVLVEEPPAQAR, translated from the coding sequence GTGCCGCAGATCGTGCAGTTGCTGGCCTCGCCCGTACGCCGGTTCCAGGGCCGCCCGGCCGACGGGCCCGATCCGGCCCCGCCGGGCGAGCTGGTCCAGGTGGTGCACATCCGGGCCGGGCTGGGCATCGTCGGCGACCGGTACTTCGCCAAACCCGCCCACCGCGACGCGAGCATCACGGTGATCGCGTCGGAGTCGCTGCCCGACGGTGCCGACCTGACGCAGGTACGGCGCAACATCCTGACCTCCGGCGTCGACGTGGACGCCCTGGTCGGGTCGGTGCTGGTGCTCGACAGCGGCGACGGGCCGGTGCGGCTCAAGGTGCAGCGACCCGCCAACCCGTGCGCGTGGATGGATGCCATGATCGCCCCCGGCGCCTGGCGCGCGCTGCGCGGACGAGGCGGCATCCGTTGCACGCCTCTCGACGACGGCGTGCTTCGCGTCGGGCCGGTCGCCGTCTTGGTCGAGGAGCCACCAGCGCAAGCGCGCTAA
- a CDS encoding nicotinamide mononucleotide transporter family protein, which produces MNILEQLFSAQLTVFDQHILWREIIGNGFGFASAIGGLRRRVWAWPAGIIGNLLLFTVFFGVAFANPQHTTLFGQAGRQVFFIVTSVYGWWRWQQARRELAPGAPAITPRWASARERLGYLAVWALGVVAVQQVFFWFGAGWPAPRWYYWCDAWIFVGSVVATYAMARGWHDFWLAWLAVDAVGVPLLIKSHFYPSAVLYLVYGGLVLYGFTVWLRSADRPAPRRTPLERPATA; this is translated from the coding sequence GTGAACATCCTCGAACAGCTCTTCTCCGCCCAGCTGACGGTCTTCGACCAGCACATCCTGTGGCGCGAGATCATCGGCAACGGGTTCGGCTTCGCCTCGGCGATCGGCGGCCTGCGCCGCCGCGTCTGGGCCTGGCCGGCCGGCATCATCGGCAATCTCCTGCTGTTCACCGTCTTCTTCGGGGTAGCGTTCGCCAACCCGCAGCACACGACCCTGTTCGGCCAGGCCGGGCGGCAGGTCTTCTTCATCGTGACCAGCGTGTACGGCTGGTGGCGGTGGCAGCAGGCCCGTCGCGAGCTGGCGCCGGGCGCCCCGGCGATCACGCCGCGCTGGGCGAGCGCCCGGGAGCGCCTGGGTTACCTGGCGGTGTGGGCGCTCGGCGTGGTCGCCGTGCAGCAGGTGTTCTTCTGGTTCGGGGCGGGCTGGCCCGCTCCCCGCTGGTACTACTGGTGCGACGCGTGGATCTTCGTCGGCTCGGTGGTGGCCACGTACGCGATGGCGCGCGGCTGGCACGACTTCTGGCTCGCCTGGCTGGCGGTCGACGCGGTGGGCGTGCCGCTGCTGATCAAGTCGCACTTCTACCCGTCGGCGGTGCTCTACCTCGTCTACGGCGGCCTGGTCCTCTACGGCTTCACCGTCTGGCTGCGCTCGGCCGACCGCCCGGCGCCCCGCCGCACCCCGCTGGAGCGGCCGGCCACCGCCTGA
- a CDS encoding GNAT family N-acetyltransferase, which produces MGLRSFEAADAAIVAGWAGTADECRRWCSHDEVTAETVTGWAAEPDVAAYLLEEDGEPVGYGELWVDDEEGEVELARLIVAPTHRGRGLGGSLVSELTGRARDHHPAVFMRVHPDNTAALRCYAGAGYEHVPQEQADHWNSIQPVPYVWLRAPQG; this is translated from the coding sequence ATGGGGTTGCGGTCGTTCGAGGCGGCGGACGCGGCGATCGTCGCGGGATGGGCGGGGACGGCCGACGAGTGCCGCCGCTGGTGCTCCCACGACGAGGTGACCGCCGAGACCGTGACCGGCTGGGCCGCCGAGCCCGACGTCGCGGCATACCTCCTGGAAGAGGACGGTGAGCCGGTCGGCTACGGCGAGCTGTGGGTCGACGATGAGGAGGGCGAGGTCGAGCTGGCCCGCCTGATCGTGGCTCCCACCCACCGCGGCCGCGGCCTGGGCGGCAGCCTGGTGTCCGAGCTGACCGGGCGGGCCCGGGACCACCACCCGGCGGTGTTCATGCGGGTGCACCCGGACAACACCGCCGCGCTGCGCTGCTACGCCGGCGCGGGCTACGAACACGTGCCGCAGGAGCAGGCCGACCACTGGAACAGCATCCAGCCGGTGCCGTACGTGTGGCTGCGCGCCCCGCAGGGGTGA
- a CDS encoding SMI1/KNR4 family protein, which translates to MSLERLLRLAPAPPARIDVPNPDDFAACEAELRLTLPADFKELLSAYGAGRFLDYLFAYPLTGYDMNMLRNKALLAGHQEARERFPDWYPWPLYPEPGGLLLWGGTYDGHSLCWLTAGDPDTWPVIVWQQRDGGHERFDGGAVELLTRWLAHELPNKVLPEPPRLDAWFEPMRPLREVYVYLDGGEGGFGERARSLRRLLGPTTDRGENHGQGDHEVHFATAGGWRVTYRQWQSGRLIRVAFPAHEEQAARAAVLRVIPLLGHTLRHAQTQRGRRVWAD; encoded by the coding sequence ATGTCACTCGAGCGGCTGCTGCGGCTTGCGCCTGCCCCACCGGCACGGATCGACGTTCCGAACCCGGACGACTTCGCGGCCTGTGAGGCCGAACTGCGCCTCACGCTGCCTGCCGACTTCAAGGAGCTGCTGTCGGCGTACGGCGCGGGCCGGTTCCTCGACTACCTCTTCGCCTACCCGCTCACCGGGTACGACATGAACATGCTGCGCAACAAGGCGCTGCTGGCGGGTCATCAGGAGGCCCGGGAGAGGTTTCCCGACTGGTACCCCTGGCCCCTCTATCCGGAGCCGGGCGGTCTGCTGCTGTGGGGCGGCACGTACGACGGCCACTCCCTGTGCTGGCTGACAGCCGGTGACCCGGACACGTGGCCGGTCATCGTCTGGCAGCAACGCGACGGCGGCCACGAGCGCTTCGACGGCGGCGCCGTGGAGCTGCTGACCCGGTGGCTGGCACACGAGCTGCCGAACAAGGTGCTGCCCGAGCCGCCGCGTCTCGACGCGTGGTTCGAGCCCATGCGCCCGCTCCGGGAGGTCTACGTGTATCTCGACGGCGGTGAGGGCGGCTTCGGCGAGCGCGCGCGGAGCCTGCGCCGTCTGCTCGGTCCGACCACCGATCGTGGCGAGAACCACGGTCAGGGAGATCACGAGGTGCATTTCGCCACGGCGGGCGGCTGGCGTGTCACGTATCGGCAGTGGCAGAGCGGCCGGCTGATCCGGGTCGCCTTCCCCGCCCACGAGGAGCAGGCGGCCCGGGCGGCAGTGCTGCGCGTGATCCCCCTGCTCGGCCACACGTTGAGGCACGCGCAGACGCAGCGAGGCAGGCGCGTCTGGGCCGACTGA
- the mgrA gene encoding L-glyceraldehyde 3-phosphate reductase — MTYVAEPKRYDDMIYRRTGRSGLKLPAISLGLWHNFGHERPADRQREIVRRAFDLGVTHFDLANNYGPPPGAAEENFGRMLATDLKPYRDELVIATKAGYDMWPGPYGEWGSRKYLTASLDQSLQRMGLDYVDVFYSHRFDPDTPLEETMGALDAAVRAGKALYVGISSYTSTQTQQAAAILKDLGTPLLIHQPSYSMINRWTERDALLDTLEEVGAGCIAFSPLAQGLLTDRYLNGVPDDSRIRTSRFLSEDALTPSNRVKVEGLNDIAKRRGQSLAQLALAWALRDERMTSLVIGASSVKQLEDNIAALGNLHFTDAELTEIDQFATEAEIVV; from the coding sequence ATGACGTACGTGGCAGAGCCGAAGCGATACGACGACATGATCTACCGCCGGACCGGGCGCAGCGGGCTGAAGCTGCCGGCGATCTCGCTCGGCCTGTGGCACAACTTCGGCCACGAGCGTCCCGCCGACCGTCAGCGCGAGATCGTGCGGCGCGCGTTCGACCTCGGCGTGACCCACTTCGACCTGGCCAACAACTACGGCCCGCCGCCGGGCGCGGCCGAGGAGAACTTCGGCCGGATGCTCGCCACGGACCTGAAGCCGTACCGGGACGAGCTGGTCATCGCGACGAAGGCCGGCTACGACATGTGGCCCGGCCCGTACGGCGAGTGGGGCTCGCGCAAGTACCTGACCGCGTCGCTGGACCAGTCGCTCCAGCGGATGGGCCTGGACTACGTCGACGTCTTCTACTCGCACCGCTTCGACCCGGACACCCCGCTCGAGGAGACGATGGGCGCGCTGGACGCGGCCGTACGCGCGGGCAAGGCGCTGTACGTCGGCATCTCCTCGTACACCTCGACCCAGACGCAGCAGGCCGCGGCGATCCTGAAGGACCTGGGCACGCCGCTGCTGATCCACCAGCCGTCGTACTCGATGATCAACCGCTGGACCGAGCGGGACGCGCTGCTGGACACCCTGGAGGAGGTCGGCGCGGGCTGCATCGCGTTCTCGCCGCTGGCGCAGGGCCTGCTCACCGACCGCTACCTCAACGGCGTGCCGGACGACTCGCGTATCCGCACCAGCCGCTTCCTCAGCGAGGACGCGCTGACCCCGAGCAACCGGGTCAAGGTCGAGGGCCTCAACGACATCGCCAAGCGGCGCGGGCAGTCGCTCGCGCAGCTCGCGCTGGCCTGGGCGCTGCGCGACGAGCGGATGACCAGCCTGGTCATCGGCGCGTCCAGCGTCAAGCAGCTGGAGGACAACATCGCGGCGCTGGGCAACCTGCACTTCACGGACGCCGAGCTGACCGAGATCGACCAGTTCGCGACCGAGGCCGAGATCGTCGTCTAG
- a CDS encoding DNA polymerase beta superfamily protein — MIEEQHRLVLEHTILSVVVGSRAYGLSGPASDTDRRGVFAAPTRLFWSLDKPPTHVDGPAEEQFSWEVERLCTLALTANPTVLECLWSPLIEKLTPTGERLLAVRGAFLSQRAAETYGRYAADQFAKLRSHRERTGEVRWKQAMHMLRLLRAGAHVLSTGEVLVDVSDERDLLLSVKRGEVPFAEVSAQAERRSAELDAAARDSVLPAEPDRIAVDAFLVGVREEGLGSPVR, encoded by the coding sequence GTGATCGAGGAGCAGCACCGGCTCGTCCTGGAGCACACCATCCTGTCGGTGGTGGTGGGCTCGCGGGCGTACGGCCTGTCCGGCCCCGCCTCCGACACCGACCGCCGCGGCGTGTTCGCCGCGCCCACGAGGCTGTTCTGGAGCCTGGACAAGCCGCCGACGCACGTCGACGGCCCGGCCGAGGAGCAGTTCTCGTGGGAGGTGGAGCGGCTGTGCACGCTGGCGCTCACCGCCAACCCGACGGTGCTGGAGTGCCTCTGGTCGCCGCTGATCGAGAAGCTCACCCCGACCGGCGAGCGGCTGCTCGCGGTGCGCGGCGCGTTCCTGTCACAGCGGGCCGCCGAGACCTACGGCCGGTACGCCGCGGACCAGTTCGCGAAGCTGCGGTCGCACCGGGAGCGCACCGGCGAGGTGCGCTGGAAGCAGGCGATGCACATGCTGCGGCTGCTGCGGGCCGGGGCGCACGTGCTGAGCACGGGCGAGGTGCTGGTCGACGTGTCCGACGAGCGCGACCTGCTGCTATCGGTCAAGCGCGGCGAGGTGCCGTTCGCCGAGGTGTCGGCGCAGGCCGAGCGGCGCTCGGCGGAACTGGACGCGGCGGCGCGGGACAGCGTGCTGCCTGCCGAGCCGGACCGGATCGCGGTGGACGCGTTCCTGGTCGGCGTACGCGAGGAAGGGCTGGGCTCACCCGTTCGGTGA